CTTGACATGGGCGCGACCGTGGGGGCCTCGGCCGAGGACCTCGTCCAGTGGGCCGTCATGGGCTCCATCTACGCGGAGCGCGTGCTCGGCCGGCCCGCCCCGAGGGTGGCGCTGCTCAACGTCGGCACGGAGGCGGAGAAGGGCCCCGAAGAAGTGAAGCGGGCCCATCAGGTCCTTTCACAGCTTCCCTTCCTGAACTTCGTCGGCAATGTCGAGGCGAGAGAACTGCTGGCCGGCGCCGCGGACGTCATTGTCGTGGACGGCTTCGCCGGAAACATCGCCTTGAAGACGGTCGAAGGCCTGGCGCGCGATCTCATGCGCGCGCTCAAGCGCGAGCTCACCTCGACCTTCCGCACGAAGCTGGGCGCGTGGCTCGCGATGCCCGCCCTGAAGCGCCTGGCGGCGCGGTTCGACGCCCAGGAAGCCGGCGGCGCGCCGCTTCTGGGCGTCAACGGCCTGTGCGTGAAGTGCCATGGAAACTCGACGGCGCGGGCCATCGCGGCCGGGCTGAGAGTCGGCGCGGAAGCCGCCCGCGGGCGGCTTGTGGACGAAATCGCCATGCAGCTGAAAGAGATCGAAAGCGGGGAGACGAGCGAGTGACGACGCTGCGACAGACGCCCTGGGGCGTGGCGGTCCGCGGTCTGGGTCACGCAGTGCCCGAGCGGGTGATCACGAACCACGACCTGGAACGCATCCTGGACACGAGCGACGAGTGGATCCGCACCCGAACCGGCATCGCCGAGCGACGCGTGGCGGCCCCGGACCAGGCCACGAGCGACCTGGCCGT
The window above is part of the Clostridia bacterium genome. Proteins encoded here:
- the plsX gene encoding phosphate acyltransferase PlsX, with the protein product MTGLTLALDVMGGDHAPQATVAGALAALRQDPELRLILVGDRTTIDDELRRAGGEPSDRLAIRHASEVIGYDEVPVHAFRRKRDSSIAVGLRLVREGEAAAFVSAGSTGALMAGSLLTFGRIPGVRRPALVQVMPTFAGPGLVFLDMGATVGASAEDLVQWAVMGSIYAERVLGRPAPRVALLNVGTEAEKGPEEVKRAHQVLSQLPFLNFVGNVEARELLAGAADVIVVDGFAGNIALKTVEGLARDLMRALKRELTSTFRTKLGAWLAMPALKRLAARFDAQEAGGAPLLGVNGLCVKCHGNSTARAIAAGLRVGAEAARGRLVDEIAMQLKEIESGETSE